From Geomonas agri, one genomic window encodes:
- the purN gene encoding phosphoribosylglycinamide formyltransferase produces the protein MGKELKIGVLISGSGSNLQSIMDACSAGAVNGRVVCVISNKADAYGLERARKAGIPALHLDHRAYSGREAYDEALVATLRELDVELVVLAGFMRIITTVLLDAFPMRVMNIHPALLPAFPGLHAQRQALEYGAKVAGCTVHFVDCGTDTGPIILQAAVPVLEGDTEETLCARIQKEEHRIYPEAVRLFSEGLLQVDGRVVTISA, from the coding sequence ATGGGAAAAGAACTCAAAATAGGGGTACTGATCTCAGGCAGCGGCAGCAACCTGCAGTCGATCATGGACGCCTGCTCGGCCGGCGCCGTCAACGGGCGCGTGGTCTGCGTAATCAGCAACAAGGCGGACGCATACGGCCTGGAAAGAGCCAGGAAGGCGGGCATCCCGGCGCTGCACCTGGACCACCGTGCCTACTCCGGCCGCGAGGCCTATGACGAGGCGCTGGTGGCGACCCTGCGCGAGCTTGACGTGGAACTGGTGGTGCTGGCGGGCTTCATGCGCATCATCACCACGGTACTCTTGGACGCCTTCCCGATGCGGGTCATGAACATCCACCCGGCGCTCCTCCCCGCGTTCCCCGGGCTGCACGCTCAGCGCCAGGCACTGGAATACGGCGCCAAGGTCGCCGGCTGCACCGTCCACTTCGTGGACTGTGGCACCGACACCGGCCCCATCATCCTCCAGGCGGCGGTACCGGTTCTGGAGGGCGACACCGAGGAAACCCTGTGCGCCCGCATCCAGAAAGAAGAACACCGGATCTACCCGGAAGCGGTCCGGCTCTTCTCCGAAGGGCTGTTACAGGTAGACGGCAGGGTAGTCACCATATCAGCATAA
- the purM gene encoding phosphoribosylformylglycinamidine cyclo-ligase — protein MKEKKITYKDAGVDIDAGNTFVKMIKPLVKATSRPEVLADIGGFGGLFSLNTGKYKHPVLVSGTDGVGTKLKLAFLADRHDTIGIDLVAMCVNDIIVQGAEPLFFLDYLATAKLDPAKGASIIKGVSEGCVQAGCALIGGETAEMPGFYTGDEYDMAGFAVGVVEREKIIDGSSITVGNKLIGLTSSGLHSNGYSLARKVILEHMGLNINDELPGLGKTVAEELLTPTRIYVRSVLNLLRDFNISGLAHITGGGLLENVPRVLPNGCKAVIKKDTWEMPEIFKIIQKGGNIEENEMYRTFNCGIGMVLVVPEQEADDIMIRLTGLNENAFIIGDVVKCEAGKECVELV, from the coding sequence TTGAAAGAGAAGAAAATCACATATAAAGACGCCGGGGTAGACATAGACGCCGGCAATACTTTCGTCAAGATGATCAAGCCGTTGGTTAAGGCCACTTCCCGCCCGGAAGTCCTCGCCGACATCGGTGGTTTTGGCGGCCTCTTCTCGCTCAACACCGGCAAGTACAAACACCCCGTGCTGGTCTCCGGCACCGACGGCGTCGGCACCAAGTTGAAACTTGCCTTCCTGGCCGACCGCCATGACACCATCGGCATCGACCTGGTGGCGATGTGCGTCAACGACATCATCGTCCAGGGTGCCGAGCCCCTCTTCTTCCTGGATTACCTGGCGACCGCCAAACTCGACCCCGCGAAAGGCGCCTCGATCATCAAGGGTGTTTCCGAGGGCTGCGTTCAGGCCGGCTGCGCCCTGATCGGCGGTGAGACCGCCGAGATGCCCGGCTTCTACACCGGCGACGAGTACGACATGGCCGGCTTCGCAGTCGGTGTGGTCGAGCGCGAGAAGATCATCGACGGCTCCTCCATCACCGTGGGCAACAAGCTGATCGGCCTCACCTCCTCCGGCCTGCATTCCAACGGCTACTCGCTGGCCCGCAAGGTCATCCTGGAGCACATGGGGCTGAACATCAACGACGAACTCCCGGGCCTGGGCAAGACCGTTGCCGAGGAACTGCTCACCCCGACCCGTATCTACGTCCGCTCCGTATTGAACCTGCTCAGGGATTTCAACATCAGCGGCCTCGCCCACATCACCGGCGGCGGTCTGCTGGAGAACGTCCCCCGCGTGCTCCCCAACGGCTGCAAGGCCGTCATCAAGAAGGACACCTGGGAAATGCCGGAGATCTTCAAGATCATCCAGAAAGGCGGCAACATCGAGGAAAACGAGATGTACCGCACCTTCAACTGCGGCATCGGCATGGTGCTCGTGGTGCCGGAGCAGGAAGCAGACGACATCATGATCAGGCTCACCGGCCTGAACGAAAACGCCTTCATCATTGGCGACGTGGTCAAGTGCGAAGCCGGCAAGGAGTGCGTGGAGCTGGTCTAG
- the rimI gene encoding ribosomal protein S18-alanine N-acetyltransferase: MKITLRAMCDGDLDSVLRIEAASFPRPWTRRHFLDEIEHPDSHPMVAVTGSGTVAGYLCLKQVLDEAEILDVAVDPACRGGGIGRALVDWAIAFCRDHTLRLLCLEVRVGNHEAISLYRRLGFAEVGRRKNYYENGDDAILMDLSIAQVEECDAV; this comes from the coding sequence ATGAAAATAACACTGCGTGCCATGTGTGACGGGGACTTAGACAGTGTCCTTCGGATCGAGGCGGCATCGTTTCCCCGCCCCTGGACCCGGCGTCATTTTCTGGACGAGATCGAGCATCCCGACAGCCACCCGATGGTGGCCGTGACCGGTTCAGGAACGGTCGCCGGATACCTCTGCCTGAAACAGGTGCTGGACGAGGCGGAGATCCTCGACGTCGCCGTCGACCCCGCTTGTCGTGGGGGCGGCATCGGCCGCGCGCTGGTCGACTGGGCCATCGCCTTTTGCCGGGACCACACGTTGCGCCTGCTTTGCCTGGAAGTCCGGGTGGGCAACCACGAGGCGATCTCTCTGTACCGGCGCCTGGGCTTTGCCGAGGTGGGGCGCCGCAAGAACTACTACGAAAATGGCGACGATGCCATTCTGATGGACCTATCCATAGCTCAAGTAGAGGAATGCGATGCAGTTTAA
- a CDS encoding dihydroorotate dehydrogenase electron transfer subunit, which produces MQFKSMVISNVEVSPNYFRMRMTAPQELSSSVPGQFVMLKVNDAIDPLLRRPFGLFDVGSFVPEYAGCGAQVYCEILYKVVGKGTKLLSTLHHGDLVDLLVPLGKGFQMGPAGEEKVLVGGGVGLAPLYYLAKQLKERGEKVRLFAGGRNRDDVLCITEFERLGVETYVATDDGTLGERGFVTQVLERHLASGMRIFACGPTPMLNAVAKMSEKHGVPCQVSMEAYMACGVGACLGCVMKGANHSDETPDYRCVCKDGPVFDSFELQWS; this is translated from the coding sequence ATGCAGTTTAAATCCATGGTTATCTCCAACGTCGAGGTGTCGCCCAATTACTTCAGGATGCGGATGACGGCTCCCCAGGAACTTTCCTCCTCGGTACCCGGCCAGTTCGTCATGCTGAAGGTGAACGACGCCATCGATCCGCTGCTTAGGCGTCCCTTCGGCCTCTTCGACGTGGGCAGCTTCGTTCCCGAGTACGCCGGTTGCGGCGCGCAGGTCTACTGCGAGATTCTGTACAAGGTGGTGGGCAAGGGGACCAAGCTCCTCTCAACGCTGCACCACGGCGACCTGGTCGACCTCCTGGTCCCGCTGGGCAAGGGGTTCCAGATGGGGCCCGCCGGCGAGGAGAAGGTGCTGGTAGGGGGCGGTGTGGGACTCGCCCCGCTGTACTACCTCGCCAAGCAACTCAAGGAGCGTGGCGAGAAGGTGCGCCTGTTCGCCGGGGGGCGCAACCGCGACGACGTCCTGTGCATCACCGAGTTCGAGAGGCTTGGCGTGGAGACCTACGTGGCGACCGACGACGGCACCCTGGGCGAGCGCGGTTTCGTGACCCAGGTGCTGGAGCGCCACCTTGCCTCCGGCATGCGCATCTTCGCCTGCGGACCGACGCCGATGCTGAACGCGGTGGCCAAGATGTCCGAGAAGCACGGTGTTCCCTGCCAGGTTTCCATGGAGGCATACATGGCCTGCGGCGTGGGTGCCTGCCTGGGCTGCGTCATGAAGGGGGCCAACCACAGCGACGAGACCCCGGACTACCGCTGCGTCTGCAAGGACGGTCCCGTTTTCGACAGCTTTGAACTGCAATGGAGTTAG
- a CDS encoding dihydroorotate dehydrogenase, translating to MQRPDMSVVLAGITMRNPVMTASGTFGYGAEFADYLDLESIGAMVTKGLSLKPKAGNPTPRIVETPGGMLNAIGLQNVGIDTFIEQKLPYLKDVNTPVIANLYGNTLEEYGEVASRLDGLAGVAGIEVNISCPNVKQGGIVFGTDPGAAKEVVSLVKRNTSKPLIVKLSPNVTDVVLMAKACADAGADALSLINTLTGMAIDLERRRPVLANVTGGLSGPAIKPVALRMVWQVAKAVKLPLIGIGGIMNGRDALEFMLAGATAVQVGTASFLDPSAAQRIAQEMEQYLVDNGIDSVRSLIGALEV from the coding sequence ATGCAACGACCTGACATGTCCGTGGTCCTCGCCGGGATCACGATGCGCAACCCCGTGATGACCGCCTCCGGCACCTTCGGCTACGGCGCCGAGTTCGCCGACTACCTCGACCTGGAAAGTATTGGCGCCATGGTAACCAAGGGGCTCTCCCTGAAACCCAAGGCCGGCAACCCTACCCCGCGCATCGTGGAGACGCCGGGCGGGATGCTCAACGCCATCGGCCTGCAGAACGTGGGCATCGACACCTTCATCGAGCAGAAGCTCCCCTACCTGAAGGACGTGAACACCCCGGTGATCGCGAACCTCTACGGCAACACACTGGAGGAGTACGGCGAAGTCGCCAGCCGCCTGGACGGCTTGGCCGGCGTGGCCGGCATCGAGGTCAACATTTCCTGCCCCAACGTGAAGCAGGGGGGGATCGTGTTCGGCACCGACCCGGGCGCAGCCAAGGAGGTAGTCTCCCTGGTGAAGCGCAATACCTCAAAGCCGCTCATCGTGAAGCTCTCCCCCAACGTGACCGACGTGGTACTCATGGCCAAGGCCTGTGCCGACGCCGGCGCCGACGCGCTCTCGCTTATCAACACGCTGACCGGGATGGCCATCGACCTGGAGCGTCGCCGTCCGGTGCTAGCCAACGTCACTGGCGGCCTCTCCGGCCCGGCCATCAAGCCGGTCGCGCTCCGGATGGTCTGGCAGGTGGCCAAAGCGGTCAAGCTGCCGCTGATCGGCATCGGCGGCATCATGAACGGCCGTGACGCCCTGGAGTTCATGCTGGCCGGCGCCACTGCCGTCCAGGTGGGCACCGCCAGCTTCCTCGATCCCTCCGCTGCCCAGCGCATCGCCCAGGAGATGGAGCAGTATCTGGTCGACAACGGCATCGACAGCGTTCGTTCCCTGATCGGAGCCCTCGAAGTCTAA
- a CDS encoding KamA family radical SAM protein has translation MEAWEHSLKKCITSPEELAGLFHAQGDDLAQVVRRYPMRITPYYLGLIREPGDPIWRQCVPDPAELLDLTQSPDPLDEERLSPVPGLIHRYPDRVVFLVSTACAVYCRFCMRKRGVGCQGMSPAPVDEAVAYIASQPQIRDVILSGGDPLLLSDDRLDQILAALRRIPHVEIIRIGTRVPVTLPERVTAKLARMLKRHQPLYVNTHFNHPSEITEESARACARLADAGIQLGNQSVLLKGVNDDPQVMRELMQRLLAIRVRPYYIHQMDLVQGTAHFRTRVADGITVVAALRGHTSGLAVPHYVIDLPGGKGKVEVASARFSPDGSRLLVRNYLGEEIEYRET, from the coding sequence ATGGAAGCCTGGGAACACAGCCTCAAGAAATGCATCACCAGCCCGGAGGAGCTTGCCGGGCTTTTTCATGCGCAAGGGGATGATCTCGCCCAGGTGGTACGGCGCTACCCGATGCGCATCACCCCGTACTACCTCGGCTTGATTCGCGAGCCGGGTGACCCGATCTGGCGCCAGTGCGTCCCGGACCCGGCCGAACTGCTCGACCTGACCCAGTCCCCGGACCCGCTGGACGAGGAGCGCCTTTCTCCGGTACCGGGCCTGATCCACCGCTACCCGGACCGGGTGGTGTTCCTGGTCTCCACCGCGTGTGCCGTCTACTGCCGCTTCTGCATGAGGAAGCGGGGGGTAGGGTGCCAGGGGATGAGTCCGGCGCCAGTGGACGAGGCCGTGGCCTACATCGCCTCCCAACCGCAGATCCGGGACGTCATCCTTTCCGGTGGCGACCCGCTGCTCCTTTCCGACGACCGCCTGGACCAGATCCTCGCCGCGCTGCGCCGCATCCCCCACGTCGAAATCATCAGGATCGGCACCCGCGTGCCGGTGACCCTGCCGGAGCGGGTGACCGCGAAGCTCGCGCGCATGCTGAAGCGCCACCAGCCGCTCTACGTCAATACCCACTTCAACCACCCGAGTGAGATCACGGAAGAGTCGGCCCGGGCCTGCGCCCGACTGGCCGACGCCGGCATCCAGCTCGGCAACCAGAGCGTGCTCCTGAAGGGGGTCAACGACGATCCGCAGGTGATGCGCGAGCTGATGCAGCGCCTGTTGGCCATCCGGGTGCGCCCGTACTACATCCACCAGATGGACCTGGTCCAAGGAACCGCTCACTTCCGGACCCGGGTCGCGGACGGTATCACCGTGGTGGCGGCACTGCGCGGCCACACCTCCGGCCTTGCCGTGCCGCACTACGTCATCGACCTCCCGGGTGGCAAGGGGAAGGTCGAGGTCGCCTCGGCTCGCTTCAGTCCCGACGGCAGCCGCCTTTTGGTGCGCAACTACCTTGGCGAAGAGATCGAGTACCGGGAGACCTGA